A genomic region of Hydrogenobacter sp. contains the following coding sequences:
- a CDS encoding ChaN family lipoprotein, producing MFFKILMPFLMISLMTLTGDFEDKIKDADIIYIPEEHTNQQDHNFQLEVIKYMRSKGYKFVIGMEMFQQNFQKYLDDYINCEISEKEMLEKTEYRNRWGYDPSFYSPIWRFAKKEGIKIYALNVPSELLERIRKDGLNNVESPLIPRPVIEQSEEEKQKLLSVLKMHPKVDERSFLEVQNAWDNVMAYAIIKVLKENPRAKIVVLAGKGHIGDIKSGIPYRVRKLDSQLKQIILTRDHFLFSMDFSRDSSSANSMNVPNCKP from the coding sequence CTCTAACTGGAGATTTTGAAGATAAAATAAAAGATGCTGATATAATTTATATACCTGAAGAGCATACTAATCAACAGGATCATAATTTTCAGCTTGAAGTTATTAAGTACATGCGAAGTAAAGGCTACAAGTTCGTCATAGGTATGGAGATGTTCCAACAAAATTTCCAAAAGTATCTGGACGATTATATTAATTGCGAAATTTCTGAGAAGGAAATGTTGGAAAAGACAGAATACAGGAATAGATGGGGTTACGATCCATCTTTTTACTCTCCCATTTGGAGGTTTGCAAAAAAGGAAGGTATAAAGATTTATGCTTTAAATGTTCCTTCGGAACTTCTTGAAAGGATAAGAAAGGACGGACTAAATAATGTGGAGAGTCCTCTCATACCAAGACCCGTTATAGAACAGAGTGAAGAAGAGAAGCAAAAACTTCTAAGTGTGCTAAAAATGCATCCCAAAGTTGACGAAAGGTCATTTCTTGAAGTTCAGAATGCTTGGGATAATGTGATGGCTTATGCCATAATCAAGGTATTGAAGGAAAATCCCCGTGCTAAGATCGTGGTTCTTGCAGGTAAGGGTCACATAGGAGATATAAAGAGCGGTATACCTTACAGAGTAAGGAAACTGGACTCTCAACTCAAGCAGATAATACTCACAAGAGATCACTTCCTGTTCTCAATGGATTTTTCAAGGGATAGTTCATCCGCAAACTCTATGAATGTTCCAAATTGTAAGCCGTAA
- the recR gene encoding recombination mediator RecR has translation MAFEDVFPKPIKEAIEAITKIPTYGERGASRFVYNLLKLQQEEKVTLVDLLQQLVLSIKKCSECGLLTDRDVCSICSDEKRNKKFICIVEESQDAYAIEKLERYTGVYHVLGGRIAPLEGISPQDLNIDSLLERIERYKPKEIIVATNPNVEGEATANYLIKLLKRRFSNLKVTRVSYGLQFGTFIEFADELSLEKSIENRK, from the coding sequence TTGGCTTTTGAAGATGTTTTCCCAAAACCTATTAAGGAAGCCATAGAAGCCATAACAAAGATACCCACGTACGGCGAAAGAGGTGCAAGCAGATTCGTTTACAACCTGCTCAAATTACAACAGGAAGAAAAAGTTACACTTGTGGATCTTTTACAACAGTTGGTGCTGAGCATAAAAAAATGTTCAGAATGTGGACTATTGACCGACAGAGATGTATGCTCTATATGCTCTGATGAAAAGAGGAACAAAAAGTTCATATGCATAGTTGAAGAATCCCAAGATGCTTATGCCATAGAAAAATTGGAGAGATATACGGGCGTTTATCACGTGCTTGGTGGAAGGATAGCACCCTTAGAAGGTATATCCCCGCAGGATCTCAACATTGACAGTCTCCTTGAAAGAATAGAGAGATACAAACCCAAGGAGATTATAGTAGCAACAAATCCCAACGTTGAAGGTGAAGCTACCGCTAATTACCTTATAAAGCTTCTCAAAAGGAGGTTTTCCAACCTCAAAGTGACCAGAGTATCTTACGGCTTACAATTTGGAACATTCATAGAGTTTGCGGATGAACTATCCCTTGAAAAATCCATTGAGAACAGGAAGTGA
- a CDS encoding YbaB/EbfC family nucleoid-associated protein — MNLTEFIKNLKGFEGLVNSLKDELRQKREIIEKDKITIVFNGLGEVIDIRCGEGAKFDEVKDTLMELINQAQDISRDMMMEALKKRFGGILGF; from the coding sequence ATGAATTTAACGGAGTTTATAAAAAATCTTAAAGGCTTTGAGGGTTTAGTCAATAGTTTGAAAGATGAACTGAGACAAAAGAGGGAGATCATTGAAAAGGATAAAATTACGATCGTTTTTAATGGTCTGGGAGAGGTAATTGATATAAGGTGCGGTGAAGGTGCAAAGTTTGATGAGGTAAAGGACACACTTATGGAACTTATCAACCAAGCGCAGGATATATCAAGGGATATGATGATGGAAGCTTTAAAGAAAAGGTTTGGAGGTATTCTTGGCTTTTGA